The DNA window GGTGCGGTCAGCGCCGCGGTGAACGCCGCCAACAAGGGCGAGTTCCTGCTGCACACATTGCGGTTGTCGGGCGCCCTGGTGATCCTCACCGACGCCGAGCGGCGCGCCCGCGTCGACGAGGTCGCCGGTGCGTTGGGAACGGGAATTGATGTTGTGGTGCAGGGTGATTCGCTGACCGCCGAGCTGGATCGGAGTACCGGGAGCCCGCCGGCGGACGACGCGGCGGGGATCGGGGACATAGGGTGTCTGTTCTACACCTCGGGCACCACCGGTCCGTCGAAAGCGGTTGCCACGACCTGGCATTACCTGTTTTCCGTGGCCGCGACCGTGGCGTCGGCCTGGGAACTGGCGCCCGGCGAGGTGGTGTGGACGGCGATGCCGCTGTTCCACCTGAGCGCGGCGCCCAGCGTGCTGGCCCCCATGCTGGTGGGCGCAACGACGGTGCTGGCGGCCGCTTTTCACCCGGCCCGGGTATGGGACGAGGTGCGCGCCCACGGCACCGTGGGCTTCGCCGGTGCCGGCGCGATGGTCTCCATGCTGCAGAACCTGCCCCCGGATCCGCGTGACGCGCAACTGCCGCTGCGGTTCATCTCGGCCGCGCCGATCGAGGCCCAGGTCTATCGGGCCATCGAAAAGCGATACGGCTGCCGCATCGTCACGATGTACGGGATGACCGAGGCGTTCCCCATCGCGGTCAAGGCGCTGACCGAAGCCGGGGTGCCGGGCACGTCGGGCCGGCCCAACCCCGACTTCGAGGTCCGCATCGTCGACGCCTCCGGAAATCCGCTGCCCGCCGGGAGTGTCGGCGAGATCGTCTGCAGGCCCAGGCGTCCCCACGTGATGAGCGAGGGCTACGTGGGCGAGGATGCGCGGCTGGCGCCCCACCCGGAATGGTTCCGCACCGGCGACCTCGGCAGGCTCGGCCCCGACGCGGCCCTGACTTATGTGGACCGCGTGAAGGATTCGCTGCGCAGACGCGGCGAGAACGTGTCCTCCGTCGAGGTGGAGGGCGTCGTCACGCGCCATCCCGCGGTGGCCGAAGCCGCGGCGGTCGGGGTGCCCAGTGAACTCGGCGAGGACGACGTCCTGGTGGTCGTGACGTTGCGCCCCGGCGCCACACTGGATTGCGCCGACCTGCTCGACTTCTGCGCGGCCCGCATGCCCTACTTCTGCGTGCCCCGATACGTCGACACGGTGGCCGAACTGCCGAAGAACGGCATCGGCCGCATCCGCAAAGACGTGTTGCGCGCGCGGGGACTGACCGCGCAGGCATGGGATCGCGAGGTGCACGGTTATACCGTCCGGCGTTGAGTTGCGTTACCGTTGCCTCAGCAGCGGATCGGCCGTAGTTCCCAAGGAGGCTGGAGAGCGAACATGACCATGAGCTACCAGCAACAACAGCTGCTGCAGGCCGCCACGGGCCGAGCCGCCATCCTGAACCTGAACGCGCGGCACAATCGCGCGTTCTCGGCCGGCGATCGCGACCGGTGGATCGCGACGTTCCGCCACTCGGGCGCCAGTTACGCCCGCGACGGCGAGGTGTTCACCGACCTGCGGCCGGCCTTCCACGGCGGCGACGGACAACGCCTGGTGACGCTGGACCACGAGATCCACGTCGACGGGGTCAACGCCACCCAGCATTGCGTCGCAGTGCTTTTCGCCAACATGTACGGCGACACCACACTGCGGGCAACCGGAAGCTACCGGGACGCGCTGGTCTACGAGCGGGGCGCGTGGTACTTCGCCTCCCGCGAACTCACCTGGGACGTGGTGCCGAGCCGCCACCCGCTCGTCATGTGAGCGATTACCGACTCGCCTACGGCACCTACGAGGACGCGCTGCGGATGGTCGGCGCGACGAGCGGACCGCGGACCGCGGCGACCCCGGTCAGCGGGGCGCGCATCCAGATGTTCGCCGCCATGGTGCACGACGGCAACCGATCGTATTGGGATGCCGGGTTCGCCCGGCGCCGGTGGGGCGGTGCGCCGGCCCCGCCGGCGCTGTTGATGGGCTGGCTGATACCGCCGCCGTGGCAGCCCGCCGGCCAGGGAAGCGCCCGGCCGGCATCACTGGCGCTGCGAGTCCCGTTGCCGGGCAGCACCTTCATCAACGCGGCCAACGACTGCGAGTTCCTGCGGCCCATCCTCGAGGGCGACGTGCTCACCGTCGTCGAGGAACTGGTGTCGGTTTCGCCGGAGAAGCGGACGCGGCTCGGTACCGGTCATTTCGTCGAGACGCTGGAAACCTATCGCCGCCAGGACGGGACGGTGGTGGCCACCTGCCGGAACACCCTGTTCAGGTTCACCCCCGGGGACGCCGCGTGAGCGGGTCGGGCCTGGACTGGGACGACGTCGTCGTTCCGGTCGATCTGCCGGAGGTCGTCGACCCCATCAGCTATCAGCGGGTGGTCGAGAATGCCGGGGCGACATGGGACTACTTCCCCGGCCACTTCGACCCCGACTACGCCCGTAGTCAGGGAAACCCGACGATCTACGTCAACACGATGCACCTTGCCGGGTTCGCCGACCGCGTCGCGACCGACTGGGCCGGCCCGGGCAGTCGGGTGGTACGCCGCGCGATGCGGTTGGCCGGCCCGATCTTCGCCGGCGACACGATGGTCGGCAGGGGCCGGGCGGTGGCCAAGCGGCGCGACACCTCGGTGGACCCGCCGCGCCGTCTGGTCGACGTGCGGATCGAGGTGACCAATCAGCACGGCGCGCTGTGCTGCCCGGTCGAGCTCACCCTGGAGATGCCCGAAACACGTTGACAATCAACGAGGCAACGGTGGCATCTTCCCCCGGGACACCACGGACTGCAACTCCACGTATTCGTCGAGGCCCTCCGGGCCGAACTCGCGCCCGATGCCGGACTGCTTGAAGCCCCCGAACGGGGTGCCGGTGTCGAGCATGTACATGTTGACGCCGTAGGTGCCGGTGCGCACCCGGGCGGCGACTTCGAGACCGTGCGCGGTGTCGGCGGTCCACACCGAGCCGGCCAGCCCGTAATCGCTGTCGTTGGCGATCCGGATCGCGTCGGCCTCGTCGCGGTAGCGCAGCACGGTCAACACCGGGCCGAAGATCTCCTCCCGGGCGATGCGCATGTCGTTGGTGGCGTCGGTGAACAGCGTCGGCCGCACATACCAGCCCCGCCCGGCCGGCGCGTCGTCGCCGCCGACGACGATGCGCGCGCCCTCGTGTAGGCCGCACCGGATGTAGTCCCGCACCCGGTGCTGTTGTCGTTGCGCGACAAGGGGACCGATGTCGGTGGCCTCGTCGGCGGGGTCGCCGACGCGCAGCCCCGCCATCATGTCGGCCAGCGCGTCGACGACCTCGTCGTGCCGTCGTTCGCTGACCAGGATGCGGGTCTGCGCGACGCAGGCTTGCCCGTTGTTCATCAGGCCGGCGGTCTTCAGCCCTGCCACGGTCTTGCCGACGTCGGCGTCGTCGAGGACGATCGCCGCCGACTTGCCGCCCAGCTCCAGGCTCACCCGCTTGAGCTGCTCGCCGCACACCGCCGCGATCCGGCGCCCGGTGGCGCTGGATCCGGTGAACGCCACCTTGTCCACCCCGCGATGGCGCACCAGCGCCTCCCCGGCGTCCGGTCCGCCGGGCAGTATCGAGACGACCCCGTCGGGCAGGCCGATCCGCTCGATCATCTCGGCCAGCCACAAGGCGTCCAGGGGTGTTTCGGGTGCCGGCTTGACGACCACCGAGCAGCCGGCGATCAGGGCGGGAATCAGCTTGGGCATGATCAGGAACTGCGGCACGTTCCACGGCACGATGGCGCCGACCACCCCGACCGGAGCCCTGTTCAGATGCACCTCGCCCAGCACGCCCTGGCGGCGTTCCGCCCAGGGATAGTCGCGGGCGACAGCCAGCGCGCGGTGCATCATCGCCGCCGCGCCCGCCGCCTGGCCCAGCCTGCTGAAGCTGCGCGGCGACCCCATCTCCTCGGTGATGAGGTCGGCCATCTCGTCGAGATGTTGGGAGTAGATCGCGGCGAGCTGCTCGATCGCGGCCATCCGCTCGGCGGGGGCCAGGCGCGGCCACGGGCCGTGGTCGAAAGCGTGCCGCGCCGCGGTGACGGCCGCGTCGATGTCGTCGGGTCCTGCCGCCTGGACGTGGCCGATCGACTCTTCGGAATGCGGCGAAATGACGTCCAGTCGGCGGGGGTTGGCGGGCTTGCGCCATTGGCCCCCGAGGAAGACCGCGTCGTAGGAACGGTGGCCGGAGCTTTTCGTCATCGTTGACGCTAACATGGCCGGATACGACGTGAACCAGGTCACCGAGGCGTGAAATGAACGACGACTGGCGCACTTACCCGTTCCAGTTGGTGCCCGGTGACGCCCAATTGGAGTTTCCTGCCGCCGAAGGCGAACATCCCGATCAGGAGTCGGACACCTGGTTCATCGGTGGCCAACTCGACTCGGCCGGCAGCGACCGGTCGTTCGCGTTCCTGACCATCTTCAACAAGAACCGCCCCGGCGCAACGGTGGTCGCGGATTTCTACACGATGGCGCTCTTCGATCTGGACAGCGGCGACTACGGCACCTACACCGACTACGACATGCCGCCGGCCAGCCTCCAACCGGGCGCCCGGCCCAAGCTGGCCATGGCGCCGGGGTATCTCGACGTCAGCTACCGCAGTGGCGCCGGCACCGCGTCGTGGGCCACGTGCCGCAACGGCGACGGCGGGCTGTTGCCCTACACCTACCGCGTCAGCCTGGTGGGCGAGGACCAGTCCGGCCAGCCCATGCGGCTGGACCTGGCCGTGACACCGACGCGTGCGCCGACACCGGTGGGGGCCTCGACCTACAACGGAAAGATCTGCTGCTTCGGCCAGAACGACACGTACTCCTATTTCCAGAGCGGGATGAAGATGACCGGAACCCTGCGCTGGGGCGATGTGGTCGAGCAGGTATCCGGCAGCGGCGGGCACGTCGACCGGCAGTGGTTCCCGAAGTATGCCGGCGGCGGCGGAACCGGCGGCGACCCGCGGGCCGCGTCCCACGAGTGGCGCACCATCAACCTCGACAACGGCGTCGACCTGAGCATCTGGCACCAGTTCGACCGCACGAACCGCAATGCGCTGCAGCCGTTCTCCGGGGTGACGACGAGCTGCCCCGACCCCGGCGTGGAGCCCGCGCTGCCGCCGCAGTGCGCCGAGGACGTCGAGGTCACGGTGAGCAGCTATGTCCGGTGGCCGGAGGCGGTGCGCCCGCTCGTGCGCCCGCTCGCCGCGGGCCGCTATTTGCCCGATCGGCACCGGATCACCAGCGCGGCAATGCAACTCGATCTCGTCGGGGAACCGTTGGTGGCCGCACCGGCGCACGGCCTGCCGATCGAGTACATGGAGGGTCCGTACCGCTACCGGGGAAGCTGTGGGGCGAGCCGGTCACCGGCTTCGCGTTCTACGAGCGGTCGCTGGCGCTGTACCGGGACTGGGAACTCGTCGACGTGCTTGCCGCCGTCGTCGGCGGCGCCGAATCGATTGACCCGCAACTACAGAGCCTCGCAGACCAGCTCGCGGCGTTGGTGGCAGACGGCCGCCGCGGCGAGGCGATCGAGCTGTTGGCCCGGGTGCCCTCCGGTCACGACGACACGGTGGCCACCCTTCTCGGGGACCTCGTCGCGGCGCTGTCCGACGCTTTCTAGGCGGCTCGCGCGGAGACTGTTAATCCGCGGGCCGCCCGCTTCCTCGACGAGATGGCGGTCCAGACCGCGCGCCGCGGCCTGGACGTGGTCAGCGTCATCGTCCTGCCGGGCGCAAAGCGGTTGCAGACCGGGGATGCGCCAACGTAGTGCAGCCAATGTGATGCAACCAATGTGATGCACATGTGATCGTTGGGATCAATGTGTCTGGTGATAGTTGTGTCGTACCCTGAAGCCCATGTCGGTCTCGCGGCGCGACGTGCTCAAGTTCGCCGCCGCGACCCCGGGACTGGTGGGTTTCGGCGTCGCGGCGGCATCGCTGCGCGCCGCGACGGCGTCGGCCGCGCTCGGCACGCTGCTGGACTACGCGGCCGGCGTCATCCCCGCAAGCGAGATCCGGGCGGCCGGGGCGGTGGGATCGATCCGGTACGTGTCGGATCGGCGGCCCGGTGGTAACTGGATGCTCGGCAAGCCGATCCAGGCCGGCGAAGCGCGCGACCTCTCCAGCAATGGGCTCAAGATCGTGTCCTGCTACCAGTACGGCAAGGGCAGCACCTCCGACTGGCTGGGTGGGGCCGCGGCCGGCGTGGAGCACGCCCGTCGCGGCATGCAGTTGCACGCCGCCGCCGGAGGTCCGCCCGGCGCTCCCATCTACGCCTCGATCGACGACAATCCGTCCTACGAGCAGTACAAGCAGCAGGTCGCTCCCTACCTGCGGTCCTGGGAGTCGGTGATCGGGCACCAGCGCACCGGTGTGTACGCCAACTCCAAGACCATCGACTGGGCGCTGCAGGACGGTTTGGGGTCCTACTTCTGGCAGCACAACTGGGGTTCCCCCGTGGGCTACACCCATCCGGCCGCGAATCTTCATCAGTTCGAGATCGACAAGCGCAGTGTCGGCGGCGTTGGGGTGGACCTCAATCAAATCCTCAAGCCCCAATTCGGGCAGTGGACCTAGGCCGTCGGCACCGGGTCCAGCAAACAATCGCCCGCTGAGGGCGGGGTGCAGCCGAGATCTGGTGACGCCTCGACGGCAAGGTTGCTCGCGCGCGAGACGCGACCGAAGGCCGAAATCCTTAATATAACGATTCCATAACAATAGCGCTTTGAACAGCGAAGTTATAGCTACTCGACCGTAACCACCTACATGCAGCGAGTTTGTTCGCCGCGCTCGCGCGCGCGGTTTGACCCGGTGTTACCCAGGACATGGTTACCCGTGCGTAGAACTCACCAGTAACCAATCAGCTGGGAAAAAGGGCACCGATCCTTATGACACTCTTATTACAGCCCAAGCAGTCCGCCGCGCCGATCGACCGAGGGGGCGGGCCCGTCGACGACGACCAGGGTGCCGGCCCGAACCGACAAAAGACGCATGTAGGGG is part of the Mycobacterium sp. HUMS_12744610 genome and encodes:
- a CDS encoding nuclear transport factor 2 family protein; amino-acid sequence: MTMSYQQQQLLQAATGRAAILNLNARHNRAFSAGDRDRWIATFRHSGASYARDGEVFTDLRPAFHGGDGQRLVTLDHEIHVDGVNATQHCVAVLFANMYGDTTLRATGSYRDALVYERGAWYFASRELTWDVVPSRHPLVM
- a CDS encoding AMP-binding protein, which encodes MPGPSDFGVERFTVPAVLDRRAEQYPDRVMMTIAGTDVTFAQMRRRSCAAANMLADHGVGRGDCVALFTATCPEWVYFWLGAARIGAVSAAVNAANKGEFLLHTLRLSGALVILTDAERRARVDEVAGALGTGIDVVVQGDSLTAELDRSTGSPPADDAAGIGDIGCLFYTSGTTGPSKAVATTWHYLFSVAATVASAWELAPGEVVWTAMPLFHLSAAPSVLAPMLVGATTVLAAAFHPARVWDEVRAHGTVGFAGAGAMVSMLQNLPPDPRDAQLPLRFISAAPIEAQVYRAIEKRYGCRIVTMYGMTEAFPIAVKALTEAGVPGTSGRPNPDFEVRIVDASGNPLPAGSVGEIVCRPRRPHVMSEGYVGEDARLAPHPEWFRTGDLGRLGPDAALTYVDRVKDSLRRRGENVSSVEVEGVVTRHPAVAEAAAVGVPSELGEDDVLVVVTLRPGATLDCADLLDFCAARMPYFCVPRYVDTVAELPKNGIGRIRKDVLRARGLTAQAWDREVHGYTVRR
- a CDS encoding FAS1-like dehydratase domain-containing protein; its protein translation is MVGATSGPRTAATPVSGARIQMFAAMVHDGNRSYWDAGFARRRWGGAPAPPALLMGWLIPPPWQPAGQGSARPASLALRVPLPGSTFINAANDCEFLRPILEGDVLTVVEELVSVSPEKRTRLGTGHFVETLETYRRQDGTVVATCRNTLFRFTPGDAA
- a CDS encoding MaoC family dehydratase gives rise to the protein MSGSGLDWDDVVVPVDLPEVVDPISYQRVVENAGATWDYFPGHFDPDYARSQGNPTIYVNTMHLAGFADRVATDWAGPGSRVVRRAMRLAGPIFAGDTMVGRGRAVAKRRDTSVDPPRRLVDVRIEVTNQHGALCCPVELTLEMPETR
- a CDS encoding DUF1906 domain-containing protein, producing MSVSRRDVLKFAAATPGLVGFGVAAASLRAATASAALGTLLDYAAGVIPASEIRAAGAVGSIRYVSDRRPGGNWMLGKPIQAGEARDLSSNGLKIVSCYQYGKGSTSDWLGGAAAGVEHARRGMQLHAAAGGPPGAPIYASIDDNPSYEQYKQQVAPYLRSWESVIGHQRTGVYANSKTIDWALQDGLGSYFWQHNWGSPVGYTHPAANLHQFEIDKRSVGGVGVDLNQILKPQFGQWT
- a CDS encoding aldehyde dehydrogenase; translated protein: MTKSSGHRSYDAVFLGGQWRKPANPRRLDVISPHSEESIGHVQAAGPDDIDAAVTAARHAFDHGPWPRLAPAERMAAIEQLAAIYSQHLDEMADLITEEMGSPRSFSRLGQAAGAAAMMHRALAVARDYPWAERRQGVLGEVHLNRAPVGVVGAIVPWNVPQFLIMPKLIPALIAGCSVVVKPAPETPLDALWLAEMIERIGLPDGVVSILPGGPDAGEALVRHRGVDKVAFTGSSATGRRIAAVCGEQLKRVSLELGGKSAAIVLDDADVGKTVAGLKTAGLMNNGQACVAQTRILVSERRHDEVVDALADMMAGLRVGDPADEATDIGPLVAQRQQHRVRDYIRCGLHEGARIVVGGDDAPAGRGWYVRPTLFTDATNDMRIAREEIFGPVLTVLRYRDEADAIRIANDSDYGLAGSVWTADTAHGLEVAARVRTGTYGVNMYMLDTGTPFGGFKQSGIGREFGPEGLDEYVELQSVVSRGKMPPLPR